The following are encoded together in the Variovorax sp. PBS-H4 genome:
- the dapB gene encoding 4-hydroxy-tetrahydrodipicolinate reductase, translating into MTPPLRRIAIAGASGRMGHMLIEAVREAQDCRLAGALDVAGSPAIGGDAAAFLGFTSGVPIVSDLRTGLQDAQVLIDFTRPEGTLAHLGVCRELGVQAVIGTTGFSEAQKAEIAAAAKDIAIVMAPNMSVGVNVTFKLLEMAAKALSTGYDIEIIEAHHRHKVDAPSGTALKMGEVIAGALGRDLKDCAVYAREGVTGERDPSSIGFATIRGGDIVGDHTVLFAGTGERIEITHKSASRATYAQGSLRAVRFLADRKNGLFDMFDVLGLR; encoded by the coding sequence ATGACTCCGCCGCTGCGCCGCATCGCGATCGCCGGCGCCTCCGGCCGCATGGGGCACATGCTGATCGAGGCCGTGCGCGAGGCGCAGGACTGCCGCCTGGCCGGCGCCCTCGACGTCGCGGGCAGCCCGGCGATTGGCGGAGACGCCGCCGCTTTCCTCGGCTTCACCAGCGGCGTGCCGATCGTGTCCGACCTGCGCACCGGCCTGCAGGACGCCCAGGTGCTCATCGACTTCACCCGCCCCGAAGGCACGCTGGCGCATCTGGGCGTGTGTCGCGAACTGGGCGTGCAGGCCGTAATCGGCACCACGGGCTTCAGCGAGGCGCAGAAAGCCGAGATCGCAGCCGCTGCCAAAGACATCGCCATCGTGATGGCGCCCAATATGAGCGTGGGCGTCAACGTCACTTTCAAGTTGCTGGAGATGGCGGCCAAGGCCCTGTCCACCGGCTACGACATCGAAATCATCGAGGCACATCACCGCCACAAGGTCGATGCGCCCTCCGGCACTGCGCTCAAGATGGGCGAGGTGATCGCCGGCGCGCTGGGCCGTGACCTGAAGGACTGCGCCGTTTATGCGCGTGAGGGCGTCACTGGCGAGCGTGACCCCTCCAGCATCGGTTTCGCGACCATCCGCGGCGGCGACATCGTGGGCGACCACACGGTGCTCTTCGCGGGGACCGGTGAGCGCATCGAGATCACCCACAAGTCCGCAAGCCGTGCAACCTACGCGCAGGGCAGCCTGCGCGCGGTGCGCTTTCTGGCCGACCGCAAGAACGGGCTGTTCGATATGTTCGACGTGCTCGGGCTGCGCTAA
- a CDS encoding ExbD/TolR family protein codes for MAFGRTSLGSSTTGGRATGAGGQRPLSDINVTPLVDVMLVLLVIFIITAPLMASSIKLDLPRTDAGQPGDTPKFVSLSVDTAGRLFLNDQLVTAEELAARLQKAAADSRDTEVQLRADQAVPYGRVVELMGIANKAGLSRIGFVTEAQPARKP; via the coding sequence ATGGCCTTCGGTCGCACCTCCTTGGGCAGCAGCACCACCGGTGGCCGTGCGACCGGCGCCGGCGGGCAGCGGCCGCTGTCCGACATCAACGTCACGCCGCTGGTGGACGTGATGCTGGTGCTCCTAGTCATCTTCATCATCACCGCTCCGCTGATGGCGAGTTCGATCAAGCTGGACCTGCCGCGCACCGACGCCGGCCAGCCCGGCGACACGCCCAAGTTCGTGAGCCTTTCGGTGGACACGGCCGGTCGGCTGTTCCTCAACGACCAGCTGGTGACCGCCGAGGAGCTCGCGGCCCGTCTGCAGAAGGCGGCCGCCGACAGCCGCGACACCGAGGTCCAGCTGCGCGCCGACCAGGCCGTCCCCTATGGCCGCGTGGTCGAGCTGATGGGCATCGCGAACAAGGCCGGGCTCAGCCGCATCGGCTTCGTGACCGAGGCCCAGCCGGCCCGCAAGCCCTGA
- a CDS encoding MotA/TolQ/ExbB proton channel family protein, with translation MTVLELLTHGDGVSRSVAGLLLLMSVASWVVILWKAWLLRGGSRDVVRSIAAFWQSASLGDAEERLRGFDRAALVLPAVSAVRQVGAQADPATLGGAVARAQRLTRVLRDALHAALRRLQSGQILLATVGATAPFVGLLGTVWGIYGALTGIAGERGGFTIDKVAGPVGEALIMTAFGLAVAIPAVLAYNVFGRVVGRIEAELEGFAHDLLGALGEEPAREAVLPPARPMPA, from the coding sequence ATGACGGTCCTGGAGCTGCTCACCCACGGTGATGGCGTCAGCCGCTCGGTGGCAGGCCTGCTGCTGCTCATGTCGGTTGCCAGCTGGGTCGTGATCCTCTGGAAGGCCTGGCTGCTGCGGGGCGGTAGCCGCGACGTGGTGCGCAGCATTGCGGCTTTCTGGCAGTCCGCCTCTCTGGGCGATGCCGAGGAGCGGCTGCGAGGCTTCGACCGCGCTGCGCTGGTCTTGCCGGCCGTGAGCGCAGTGCGCCAGGTGGGCGCGCAGGCCGATCCCGCCACGCTCGGCGGCGCGGTGGCCCGAGCCCAGCGCCTCACGCGGGTATTGCGCGATGCCCTGCATGCCGCCCTGCGGCGGCTGCAATCCGGACAGATCCTGCTTGCCACGGTTGGCGCCACAGCGCCCTTCGTCGGTCTGCTGGGCACCGTATGGGGCATCTACGGAGCGCTGACTGGCATCGCCGGGGAGCGCGGCGGCTTCACCATCGACAAAGTGGCGGGCCCCGTGGGCGAGGCGCTCATCATGACCGCGTTCGGCCTCGCAGTGGCCATCCCGGCCGTTCTGGCTTACAACGTGTTCGGCCGCGTGGTCGGCCGCATCGAGGCCGAGCTCGAAGGCTTCGCGCACGACCTGCTCGGCGCCCTCGGGGAGGAGCCGGCGCGCGAGGCGGTCCTGCCTCCCGCCCGCCCGATGCCTGCATAG
- a CDS encoding ATP-dependent helicase → MSSVAIPIPLRQEERLAAVLAELNEAQRAAVEHGAGQAAPDMRPLLVIAGAGSGKTSTLAHRVAHLIARGADPQRILLLTFSRRAAQEMERRAGLVLAKVLGLRSEAPPALPWSGTFHGIGARLLREYAAQIGLDASFTIHDRGDAEDLMGLVRNDIGLAAMERRFPRKGTCLAIYSRTINGGAPLAEVLAQAFPWCAEWESELKRLFGAYVEAKQAQQVLDYDDLLLYWAEMVAEPSLAAQVGARFDHVLVDEYQDTNLLQSAILRALKPDGHGLTVVGDDAQAIYSFRGATVRNILDFPGQFTQPARIVTLERNYRSTQPILDVSNAVIAAAAERHAKTLWTDKPSMGRPQLVLVPDEAQQARFVAERVLAHREGGLALKSQAVLFRTSSHSAALELELARRNIPFVKYGGLKFLEAAHVKDLLAVLRFAQNPRGRMAGFRVTQLIPGIGPATSARLLEAMSQAQDPAAVVQAFRPPAAAQEEWARFADIYGQLRAPELAWPADMELALRWYLPHLERLHDDAGLRRGDVEQLARLASGYASRERFLTELTLDPPEATSDRPGPPLLDEDYLILSTIHSAKGQEWRSVHVLNVVDGCIPADVAQGAQELEEERRLLYVAMTRARDHLHLIVPQRFYVTQQAVRGDRHLYAGRTRFISSAEARSFEQITWPPAPPSAPPVPPPAAVIDLRKRLRAAWS, encoded by the coding sequence ATGTCCAGCGTCGCGATCCCAATCCCCCTGCGCCAGGAGGAGCGCCTTGCCGCGGTGCTCGCCGAACTCAACGAGGCACAGCGCGCCGCCGTCGAGCACGGAGCCGGCCAAGCGGCACCCGACATGCGGCCGCTGCTCGTGATCGCCGGCGCCGGCTCGGGCAAGACCAGCACCCTGGCACACCGGGTGGCCCACCTGATCGCGCGTGGTGCCGATCCGCAGCGCATCCTGCTGCTGACCTTCTCGCGCCGCGCCGCGCAAGAGATGGAGCGGCGCGCCGGCCTGGTGCTGGCGAAAGTGCTCGGGTTGCGCTCGGAGGCGCCGCCAGCCCTGCCCTGGTCCGGCACCTTTCACGGCATCGGCGCCCGGCTGCTGCGCGAATATGCGGCCCAGATCGGGCTCGACGCCAGCTTCACGATCCACGACCGCGGCGACGCCGAGGACCTGATGGGTCTGGTGCGCAACGACATCGGCTTGGCGGCCATGGAGCGCCGCTTTCCGCGCAAGGGCACCTGCCTGGCGATCTACTCGCGCACCATCAACGGCGGCGCGCCGCTCGCCGAGGTGCTGGCCCAGGCCTTCCCGTGGTGCGCCGAATGGGAGTCCGAGCTCAAGCGCCTGTTCGGCGCCTATGTCGAGGCCAAGCAGGCGCAGCAGGTGCTCGACTACGACGACCTGCTCCTGTACTGGGCCGAGATGGTGGCCGAGCCCTCGCTCGCAGCGCAGGTTGGCGCGCGCTTCGACCATGTGCTCGTCGACGAATACCAGGACACCAACCTGCTGCAGTCCGCCATCCTGCGCGCCCTCAAACCAGATGGGCACGGCCTCACCGTGGTGGGCGACGACGCGCAGGCGATCTATTCCTTTCGCGGCGCCACGGTGCGCAACATCCTCGACTTCCCGGGGCAATTCACCCAGCCTGCACGGATCGTCACGCTCGAGCGCAACTACCGTTCGACCCAGCCGATCCTCGATGTCTCCAATGCCGTGATCGCTGCGGCCGCCGAACGCCATGCCAAGACGCTGTGGACCGACAAGCCCTCGATGGGCCGGCCCCAACTGGTGCTGGTCCCCGACGAGGCGCAGCAGGCCCGCTTCGTGGCGGAGCGCGTGCTGGCGCACCGCGAAGGCGGGTTGGCCCTGAAGTCGCAGGCCGTGTTGTTCCGCACCTCGAGCCACAGCGCGGCGCTGGAGCTCGAACTCGCCCGGCGGAACATCCCTTTCGTCAAGTACGGAGGTCTCAAGTTCCTGGAGGCGGCGCACGTGAAGGACTTGCTGGCGGTGCTGCGCTTTGCGCAGAACCCGCGCGGGCGCATGGCGGGCTTCCGGGTCACCCAGCTGATCCCGGGAATCGGGCCCGCCACCTCGGCGCGGCTGCTCGAGGCGATGTCACAGGCACAAGACCCGGCAGCCGTGGTGCAGGCTTTCCGGCCGCCTGCCGCCGCCCAGGAAGAGTGGGCGCGCTTCGCAGACATCTATGGGCAACTGCGTGCCCCCGAACTCGCCTGGCCGGCCGACATGGAGCTCGCGCTGCGCTGGTACCTGCCGCACCTGGAGCGGCTGCACGACGACGCCGGATTGCGCCGCGGCGACGTCGAGCAACTGGCCCGCCTGGCCTCCGGCTATGCCTCGCGCGAGCGCTTCCTGACCGAGCTCACGCTCGATCCGCCCGAGGCCACCAGCGACCGGCCCGGCCCCCCGCTGCTCGACGAGGATTACCTGATCCTCTCCACCATCCATTCGGCGAAGGGGCAGGAATGGCGTTCGGTGCACGTGCTCAACGTGGTCGATGGCTGCATTCCGGCCGATGTCGCGCAAGGTGCCCAGGAACTGGAGGAGGAGCGACGCCTGCTCTACGTCGCCATGACGCGTGCGCGCGACCACCTGCACCTGATCGTGCCGCAGCGCTTCTACGTGACCCAGCAGGCCGTGCGCGGGGACCGCCATCTTTATGCGGGGCGCACGCGCTTCATCTCGTCGGCCGAGGCCCGAAGTTTCGAGCAGATCACGTGGCCGCCCGCGCCCCCGAGCGCCCCCCCGGTCCCGCCGCCGGCCGCGGTCATCGACTTGCGCAAACGGCTGCGCGCGGCTTGGAGCTGA
- the fur gene encoding ferric iron uptake transcriptional regulator has translation MGNIDELKNTGLKATLPRLKILEIFQNGGQRHMTAEDVFRVLLNEHSDIGLATVYRVLTQFEQAGILERSHFESGKAVYELNEGKHHDHLICTGCGKVEEFYDAEIERRQQMISKDKGWILQDHAMSLYGLCADCTSKR, from the coding sequence ATGGGCAACATCGACGAACTCAAGAATACCGGCCTCAAGGCCACCTTGCCGCGCCTCAAGATTCTCGAGATCTTCCAGAACGGCGGGCAGCGCCACATGACCGCCGAAGACGTGTTCCGGGTCTTGCTCAACGAGCATTCCGACATCGGCCTGGCGACCGTCTACCGCGTGCTCACGCAATTCGAGCAGGCCGGCATTCTCGAGCGCAGCCACTTCGAGAGCGGCAAGGCGGTCTACGAGCTCAACGAGGGCAAGCACCACGACCACCTGATCTGCACCGGCTGCGGCAAGGTCGAGGAGTTCTACGACGCCGAGATCGAGCGGCGCCAGCAAATGATCTCTAAGGACAAGGGCTGGATCCTGCAGGACCACGCCATGTCGCTCTACGGGCTCTGCGCCGACTGCACGAGCAAGCGCTAG
- a CDS encoding PTS sugar transporter subunit IIA, producing the protein MNRLASILPPAQVLVSVDATSKKRAFEEAGLLFENLHGLGRALITDSLFARERLGSTGLGHGVAIPHGRIKGLKSPMAAVFQLQNPIGFDAPDEQPVVLLIFLLVPEAATQKHLEILSEIAELLSDAGLREQIKSSNDAAQLHALIAGWQSAQVA; encoded by the coding sequence ATGAACCGACTCGCGTCCATCCTGCCGCCCGCTCAAGTCCTTGTGAGCGTCGACGCCACAAGCAAGAAACGAGCTTTCGAAGAAGCGGGCTTGCTGTTTGAAAACCTTCACGGCCTGGGCCGCGCCCTGATCACCGACAGCCTGTTCGCCCGCGAGCGGCTGGGCTCCACCGGTCTGGGACATGGCGTGGCCATTCCCCACGGCCGCATCAAGGGCTTGAAGTCTCCGATGGCCGCGGTGTTCCAGTTGCAGAACCCGATTGGCTTCGATGCCCCGGACGAGCAGCCGGTGGTGCTCCTGATCTTTCTTCTGGTGCCCGAAGCGGCGACCCAGAAACATCTGGAAATACTCTCCGAGATCGCCGAGCTGCTCAGCGATGCCGGCCTGCGCGAACAGATCAAGTCCAGCAACGACGCCGCCCAGCTGCATGCCCTGATCGCAGGATGGCAATCGGCCCAGGTCGCTTGA
- a CDS encoding outer membrane protein assembly factor BamE: MPEFSQESRLWLLAGAVATMLSLGACSSFTERSRGALSAITPYKVEVVQGNFVSKEQVDLLKAGMSRQQVREILGTPLLTDVFHTNRWDYVFTIRRQGVDPQQRRLTVFFNGDVLDRFEGDTMPSEQEFVAAVDARGRAGKVPVLEATEDQLKKFEPSKDKGKDADADSSSASLPPLPPSYPPLEAAR, encoded by the coding sequence ATGCCTGAGTTTTCCCAAGAAAGCCGCCTCTGGCTGCTCGCCGGCGCGGTCGCCACGATGCTGAGCCTGGGGGCCTGCAGCAGCTTCACCGAGCGCTCGCGCGGTGCCCTCTCTGCAATCACACCCTACAAGGTCGAAGTGGTGCAGGGCAATTTCGTCTCCAAGGAGCAGGTCGATCTGCTCAAGGCGGGCATGTCGCGCCAGCAGGTACGTGAAATCCTCGGCACTCCGCTGTTGACCGACGTGTTTCACACCAACCGCTGGGACTATGTCTTCACGATCCGGCGCCAGGGTGTCGATCCCCAGCAGCGGCGACTCACCGTTTTCTTCAACGGCGACGTCCTCGATCGCTTCGAGGGAGACACGATGCCCAGCGAGCAGGAATTCGTCGCCGCGGTCGATGCCCGCGGGCGAGCCGGCAAGGTGCCGGTGCTGGAGGCCACCGAAGACCAGCTCAAGAAGTTCGAGCCTTCCAAGGACAAAGGCAAGGACGCTGACGCCGACAGCTCGTCCGCCTCGCTGCCGCCGTTGCCGCCCAGCTATCCGCCGCTTGAAGCGGCACGCTAG
- the hprK gene encoding HPr(Ser) kinase/phosphatase encodes MKPTVISADLMFEEFRGSLRWEWLAGLGASERQFDPGVISRAQSAADLVGYLNYIHPYRVQILGAREVAYLTRGSPDDCVRRIARIVTLEPPMLVLADGQAAPDQLLSICERAQLPLFATRESSAFVIDLLRAYLSKHFAERTSMHGVFMDILGLGVMITGESGLGKSELGLELISRGNGLVADDAVDLYRINQTTLEGRCPELLQNLLEVRGIGLLDIRAIFGETAVRRKMRLKLIVHLVRRDSFERDYERMPSAPLTQDVLGIPVRKVIIQVVAGRNIAVLVEAAVRNSILQLRGIDTYADFVARHHKAMEGARDDD; translated from the coding sequence ATGAAGCCGACCGTCATCAGCGCCGACTTGATGTTCGAGGAGTTCCGCGGCTCCTTGCGCTGGGAGTGGCTTGCGGGCCTTGGCGCCTCGGAGCGCCAGTTCGACCCCGGCGTCATCAGCCGCGCCCAATCGGCGGCAGACCTGGTCGGCTACCTCAACTACATCCATCCCTACCGCGTGCAGATCCTCGGCGCGCGCGAGGTGGCCTATCTCACGCGCGGTTCGCCCGACGACTGTGTGCGGCGCATCGCGCGCATCGTGACGCTGGAGCCGCCCATGCTGGTGCTGGCCGATGGCCAGGCAGCGCCGGACCAACTGCTGTCGATCTGCGAACGCGCGCAGCTCCCCCTTTTTGCGACCCGCGAGTCGTCGGCCTTCGTGATCGACCTGCTGCGCGCCTACCTCTCCAAGCACTTTGCCGAACGCACTTCGATGCACGGCGTGTTCATGGACATCCTGGGTCTTGGCGTGATGATCACCGGCGAGTCGGGCCTGGGCAAGAGCGAACTCGGCCTGGAGCTGATCTCGCGCGGCAACGGCCTGGTGGCCGACGATGCGGTCGACCTCTATCGCATCAACCAGACCACGCTCGAAGGGCGCTGCCCCGAGCTGCTGCAAAACCTCCTGGAAGTACGCGGCATCGGCCTGCTGGACATTCGCGCGATCTTCGGCGAGACCGCGGTGCGCCGGAAGATGCGGCTCAAGCTGATCGTGCACCTGGTGCGGCGCGACAGCTTCGAGCGCGACTACGAACGCATGCCCTCGGCGCCGCTGACCCAGGACGTGCTGGGCATCCCGGTGCGCAAGGTGATCATTCAGGTTGTGGCCGGTCGCAACATCGCGGTGCTGGTCGAAGCGGCGGTGCGCAACTCCATTCTCCAATTGCGAGGCATCGACACCTATGCCGACTTCGTGGCGCGGCACCACAAGGCGATGGAAGGCGCGCGGGACGACGACTGA
- the hpf gene encoding ribosome hibernation-promoting factor, HPF/YfiA family, whose translation MNLTISGHHLDVTPALRSYVTSKLDRITRHFDQVVDVKVILTVEKQKEKERRQRAECNIHVKGSDMFAESSHADLYAAVDELVDKLDRQVVRHKECLKDHFHAAPKRVM comes from the coding sequence ATGAATTTGACGATCAGCGGTCATCACCTCGACGTCACCCCCGCGCTTCGCAGCTACGTCACGAGCAAGCTGGACCGAATCACCCGTCACTTCGACCAGGTGGTCGATGTGAAGGTGATCCTCACGGTGGAAAAGCAGAAGGAAAAAGAAAGGCGCCAACGGGCCGAATGCAATATTCACGTCAAGGGCAGTGACATGTTCGCCGAGTCGAGCCACGCTGATCTGTACGCCGCCGTCGACGAGCTGGTCGACAAGCTCGACCGCCAGGTCGTGCGCCACAAAGAGTGCCTGAAAGACCACTTCCACGCTGCGCCGAAGCGCGTGATGTAG